CCTCGAGCTTCTCCTCGGCCGCATCCGAGAAGGCGTCCGCCGTGATCTCGAGCGTGTTCCGGACCTGACCGGAGCCGAGAACTTTGACGACGTCGACTTCGTGTCCGTCCTCGACGACGTCGCGTGCGTCGAGTCGGTAGCCGTCGTCGGTCTCCTCGGCGAGGTCCTCAGCGACGTAGAGGATCGCGTCCTCGTCGAGCTTCTGGACGTCGATCTCCGCGACATCCTCTCGGATGTCGTGGGGTCGCTTGAAGCCGTGTTTGCCCTTCGGTTCGTAGTTGTGGAACTCGTGTTTGCTGCGCCCCGCACGGCCGCGGCCACCACGGTGGCCCGCACCGCGGCGGTTCTTGTGGGAACCGCCGCTGTGGGTTCGCGATCCGCGCTGGCGTCGTTTTTTACTCGTCATGATTATCGCATCGATTCTAGGAGGTCGTTAATCTCCCCTGTTGTATGCTTTCCGAGTTGGCCGCCCTCGACGGTCGGCTTTTTGATACCGTCGTGACCCCCCCGCGGTGGGTGGAGTCGAAGCGTCGGTGACAGTCCCTCGTCACGAAGCGTGGTCTCCTCCGACAGGAGCGCCTCGGCGAGCCCGCCGAAGTCGTCGTACTCCGTGTTGTCCGCGAGCCACTCCTCGTCGACGTCCGACTGGTCGCCCTCGAGGGGCTCCGCTCGCTTCGCGAGCAGGGTCTCGAGCACGTCGGCATCGGGCTCTCCGACGGCAACGTAGTCGTTGACCTTCGCGATCATCCCTTCGTACGCGTCCGTCTCGGGGACGAGCGTACAGTGGTTGACGTTGTGGATGTTGAGCATCGACAGGGTGTCCTGCACGTCTTCCTGTCGATTCACTTCGCCGCGAATTTGAACGATCGCCTTCATCACTCGCTCACCTCAGCTCGCTCTCGGTCTGGCCGTCGTCGCGGATGGCGCGACTGGGAGGCGTTCTCGAGTGCGTTGTACGTCGCCTTCGCGAGGTTGACCGTCGTTCGAGTGTTGCCGTGACTCTTCGTCCAGGCGTTCTCGATGCCGGCCAGCTCGAGGACGTGACGGACGGTGTCGCTGGCGGCCAGCCCCAGCCCTTCGGGGGCGGGGATGAGCTCGACCTCGACGGAGCCGGCCTTGCCGGTGGTCCGTCGGGTCAGCGAGTGTGGCCGGTCCGAGCGGTCCTCCCAGGAGCCCGAGCCGCGGGGCACCTGGATCATGTTCAGCTTCGCGATACCGATCGCCTTCTGGATGGCAGAGCCGACCTGGTCGTCTCGGCCTTCCGCGTAGCCGATGAACCCGTCGCGATTGCCGACCGCGACGACACAGCGGAACTTCACGCGTCGTCCGGAGTCGGTCATCCGCTGAACCATATTGATGTCCAGCACTTCGTCTTCCAGTCCGGGGAGGAGCTGGTCGACGAGTTCGGGTTCCTTCAGCGGGAGGCCAGAGTTGAGGGCAGCTTCCATCGTCTCGATGTCGCCCTCCTGGACCTTCCGGCCGAGACGGGTAACGGGTTCCCATCCGCTATCGTTGTAGTTGCTCATTCGAGAATCGCCTCTCGTACGTCGTCGAAGTGTTCGGGAAGGTCAGTCGCGTCGAAGTCACCGCTGTAGAGCGGCTCCTCGAGCTGTTCGGCGTACTCGGCGATGTGCTCGCCGCGAGTTCGCGACCAGTCTGCCAGCACGCTGTCGTTGTGCGGGATCTCGAGGCCGGCGTCGATCGCGCCCTCCTGTACCGCGAACACCTTGTTGCCGGGCGTGGCCGTGTTGAGACCGATGTCGAGGACCGCTTCCTCGAGACCCGCCTCGACGGCTCGCTGGCCGGCCAGCAGGCCGGTCAGGTACGCCGCGGAAATGTTGCTCGTGGGTGCGTCCCAGCCGTACTCCGCCAGATCGCTCGAGTGTGCGCTCGCGAGCGTCTCGTCTCCCTGAGGTCCGGGAGTAACCAGCTGCGCCGTGGTGTGCTTGTTGCTCTTTCGAGCGACGAGGCGGGGCTTACCCGACTTCAGCAGGCGCAACCTCTGGTGGTAGTCCGTCCGGACCTCACGGCGACGCCGCATCGGCACTTTGTATCGTGGTCCTGTCGCCATTATTGGTCACCGTAGGTTTCGTCGATGTAGTTCAGCAGGTACCGAACGCTGCGGAACTCCCCGCCGCCGGCCTTCTTGTAGAGCTGGCGGTACTGCGTGGGCGTTAGCTCGCCCTTGTCGCGGAGTTCGCGGAGCTTCCGGCGCTGTGCGCGAATCTTGTTCTGCCATTCGTCTTTCTCGTTCTGGCGTGCGCCCTTCTTGCCGCGGCGCTTGCCCTGCCCGTTCTGGTGGCCGTAGGAGCGCTTCGCGTTGCGCTCGCGAGCACGGCCTCGGGAGTTGCCCGAGGGGTCGTCGGCCTGAATGCGACCCTCGTCGACGAGTTCGCGGATCTCGTCGCGTGTGATCGCTTCGGCGATGTCCCCCTGAGCCTCCGGATCGAACCAGACGCGGTTCTTTCCGACGTCCATGACGTCGGCGGCGAGTCGCTTCTGTGCGCTCAGATCAGTCATTTGATTCCACCTCGACTTCCTCGTAGGTCGGATTCAGGACGCGAACGCCCTGCTCCTCTGCGAGCTCTTCGATACGCTCTCGCTTGCGCGCACCGACGGCGGAGGCGATCCGAACCGCCTCCGTGTCACCGTCGACGCCCTCGAGGTCGTCCGTGTTCTCGACGTAGACCTCTTCGAAGCCGCTCGGGTGTTTGCCCCGGACTTCTTTCGGCGTGCGGTAGCCGGCCTGGACTTTCGGGCCCTTGCCCTTGACGCCGCGGCGCTGCTTGGACAGCTGGCCGCGGGGTCGACGCCAGGATTCCGGCGTCCGCTTTTTCTTGTGGTAGTCCTGTCGGTTGAACTGCGGTTTCCCTTCGCTCCGCCGACGGTTGAGGAGTCGTTCCTCCTTGTCGGAGAGGTCGGGCGTCTTCTCGGTCAGCCCGCGGGGCTGCAGTTCGGTCTCGACGTCTTCGTCGGGCTCTGCTTCCTCCTCGACGCCTTCGTCTTCGATCTCGGCCTCGGTCTCCTCGGTGACCTCGAGGTCACCGACGTCGGCCTTGATACGGGCGGCGAGTGCGTTCCCGACGCCCTCGGCTTCGGCGAGGTCGCCCTGATCGGCTTCCTTGACGTCCTGGATGGACTCGAAGCCGGCGTCACGGAGCGCGTCTGCCTTGCTCGCGCCGACGCCGCTGATGTCTTCGAGATCCTGTGGTTCGTCGTTGGATTGGTCGTCTGCCATCTATCAGGCACCTCCTTTGGCGGGTTTGGCGGTGATGTAGACCCCGTCCTGGAAGACGCGGGTGTCCTTGCCGCTGACCTTCGTCAGCTGCTCGATGTCGGCCGCCGTCTGTCCGACGTCCTCCTTGCTGGGGCCGGACAGGACGAGCTGCTCGTCGTCGACGGTCACGTCGGTTTCACCGTGGATAGTCGTTCGTCGCGGTGCCTTTTCGCCGAGGAAGTTCTCGATGACGACCTCGTCGCCCTCCACGCGGACCTGCATCGGGAAGTGAGAGTAGAAGACTTCCATCTCGTACTCCCAACCCTCGGTCACGCCGTGGATGGCGTTGGTGATGTGGCTCTCGAAGGTGCCGACGGTCGAATTCGTCTTCGCGTCCTCGGCACCGCTCTCGATTACCACCTGGTCGTCGTCGGTCTCGACGGTCACGTCGGGGTACCAGAGGCGGCGCGTAACGCTGCCTTCCGGGCCCTCGACGGTGACGTCGAAACGGTCGACCTCGACGGATACGTTCTCGGGGATTTCCAGTTCGACTCGCATGATTAGTAGACGTATGCGATCACCTGGCCCCCAATACCCTGGTCGCGCGCCTCGTAGTGGCTCATGATGCCACTGCTCGTCGTGACGACGAGGGCTCCGAAGTCTCGAGCGGGGAGATAGCGCTTCTCCCACTTCTCGAAGTCTTCGGCGCCAACGGCGTAGCGGGGCTTGATGGGGCCGCACTCGTTGATCGCTCCTTTCAATTCGACCTCGAACTGACCGGCTTTACCGTCGTCGACGTACTCGAAGCCGTCGATGTACCCGCGGTCGTAGAAGACCTCGAGTACGCTGCCGATTTCGTTCGAGGCGGGCGTTACCTCGTGGGTGAGATGACCCACACTCTCGGCGTTGTCGAGCCCCGAGAGCGCGTTACTGAGTGGATCGTTTCCGGTCATGTTATCGGTACTTCCTGAATCCCATTTCGCGGGCGATCTCGCGGAAGCACTGCCGGCAGAGATTGATGTCGTACTTTCCGACAAGTCCCTGCTCGCGGCCACAGCGCTGGCAGGACTCGACCTGCCCCGTTCGCTTCGCCGC
This portion of the Natrinema salinisoli genome encodes:
- a CDS encoding uL15m family ribosomal protein; this encodes MTSKKRRQRGSRTHSGGSHKNRRGAGHRGGRGRAGRSKHEFHNYEPKGKHGFKRPHDIREDVAEIDVQKLDEDAILYVAEDLAEETDDGYRLDARDVVEDGHEVDVVKVLGSGQVRNTLEITADAFSDAAEEKLEAAGGEAVVSERGQEDDEADAEPEQNEE
- a CDS encoding 50S ribosomal protein L30, with translation MKAIVQIRGEVNRQEDVQDTLSMLNIHNVNHCTLVPETDAYEGMIAKVNDYVAVGEPDADVLETLLAKRAEPLEGDQSDVDEEWLADNTEYDDFGGLAEALLSEETTLRDEGLSPTLRLHPPRGGHDGIKKPTVEGGQLGKHTTGEINDLLESMR
- a CDS encoding 30S ribosomal protein S5, which codes for MSNYNDSGWEPVTRLGRKVQEGDIETMEAALNSGLPLKEPELVDQLLPGLEDEVLDINMVQRMTDSGRRVKFRCVVAVGNRDGFIGYAEGRDDQVGSAIQKAIGIAKLNMIQVPRGSGSWEDRSDRPHSLTRRTTGKAGSVEVELIPAPEGLGLAASDTVRHVLELAGIENAWTKSHGNTRTTVNLAKATYNALENASQSRHPRRRPDRERAEVSE
- a CDS encoding 50S ribosomal protein L18, with the protein product MATGPRYKVPMRRRREVRTDYHQRLRLLKSGKPRLVARKSNKHTTAQLVTPGPQGDETLASAHSSDLAEYGWDAPTSNISAAYLTGLLAGQRAVEAGLEEAVLDIGLNTATPGNKVFAVQEGAIDAGLEIPHNDSVLADWSRTRGEHIAEYAEQLEEPLYSGDFDATDLPEHFDDVREAILE
- a CDS encoding 50S ribosomal protein L19e, with product MTDLSAQKRLAADVMDVGKNRVWFDPEAQGDIAEAITRDEIRELVDEGRIQADDPSGNSRGRARERNAKRSYGHQNGQGKRRGKKGARQNEKDEWQNKIRAQRRKLRELRDKGELTPTQYRQLYKKAGGGEFRSVRYLLNYIDETYGDQ
- a CDS encoding 50S ribosomal protein L32e; the protein is MADDQSNDEPQDLEDISGVGASKADALRDAGFESIQDVKEADQGDLAEAEGVGNALAARIKADVGDLEVTEETEAEIEDEGVEEEAEPDEDVETELQPRGLTEKTPDLSDKEERLLNRRRSEGKPQFNRQDYHKKKRTPESWRRPRGQLSKQRRGVKGKGPKVQAGYRTPKEVRGKHPSGFEEVYVENTDDLEGVDGDTEAVRIASAVGARKRERIEELAEEQGVRVLNPTYEEVEVESND
- a CDS encoding 50S ribosomal protein L6, whose product is MRVELEIPENVSVEVDRFDVTVEGPEGSVTRRLWYPDVTVETDDDQVVIESGAEDAKTNSTVGTFESHITNAIHGVTEGWEYEMEVFYSHFPMQVRVEGDEVVIENFLGEKAPRRTTIHGETDVTVDDEQLVLSGPSKEDVGQTAADIEQLTKVSGKDTRVFQDGVYITAKPAKGGA
- a CDS encoding 30S ribosomal protein S8 produces the protein MTGNDPLSNALSGLDNAESVGHLTHEVTPASNEIGSVLEVFYDRGYIDGFEYVDDGKAGQFEVELKGAINECGPIKPRYAVGAEDFEKWEKRYLPARDFGALVVTTSSGIMSHYEARDQGIGGQVIAYVY
- a CDS encoding 30S ribosomal protein S14, with translation MSESETDENDRTGEHAAKRTGQVESCQRCGREQGLVGKYDINLCRQCFREIAREMGFRKYR